The genomic segment CCGCGCGGCCGCCCGCGCGCCTACGATCCGGATCTGGTGCTTGAAAAGGCCTTGCGCGTCTTCTGGGAAAAGGGCTTTGCCGCGACGTCGCTTGACGATCTGGTCGAGGCGACGGGCGTCAACCGCCCCAGCCTCTATGCCGGTTTTGGCGACAAGGAAGCGCTTTATCTCAAATCCATGCAGCGTTATCGTCGCCGTATCAGCGAGCAACTGGACACGGTGCTGAGTTGCAATGGCACGGGCGACAGCCTGCCGGTCATCGTGCGGCGCTATTTCGACATCATGATCGGCACCTATACCGGTCAGAGCGAACATCCGCTGGGCTGCGCCTTCATGTGTACGGCGCTCAACGAGGCCCCGCAGCACGAATCGATCC from the Asticcacaulis sp. AND118 genome contains:
- a CDS encoding TetR/AcrR family transcriptional regulator, translated to MAHQPYETLIHNGKVADATDALILDLPAVCGDQALEASACCKRPRGRPRAYDPDLVLEKALRVFWEKGFAATSLDDLVEATGVNRPSLYAGFGDKEALYLKSMQRYRRRISEQLDTVLSCNGTGDSLPVIVRRYFDIMIGTYTGQSEHPLGCAFMCTALNEAPQHESILEMLQNTIEEFDVRFERFFTDAQTYGCLSNNHDPRVLAQMIGGITANLGVRARAGASAAELRAIADSTTRLLFG